From a single Labrenzia sp. PHM005 genomic region:
- a CDS encoding Hpt domain-containing protein → MTSMPQDQDYEIVSPPTDLRKKVRELSPREARKFDPVKAAEAALERIAPHFGNWMDNEAKGLVSAWDIVKSDGVSKESVDTLYQSVHNIKGQGLTLGFPLVGDVAASFCHLIENLPAPEDLPVGLAEGFVEAIRAMVTEGAKDTANKTGVELLDTLRTATDTYLAQFPPKDRDGES, encoded by the coding sequence ATGACCAGCATGCCCCAGGATCAGGATTACGAAATCGTGTCTCCGCCAACGGACTTGCGAAAGAAGGTTCGCGAGCTGTCACCGCGCGAAGCACGGAAATTTGATCCAGTCAAAGCAGCTGAAGCAGCCCTTGAGCGTATCGCCCCCCATTTTGGCAACTGGATGGATAATGAAGCCAAGGGGCTCGTAAGCGCCTGGGACATCGTCAAGTCCGACGGCGTATCCAAGGAAAGCGTGGATACGCTCTACCAATCTGTTCACAATATCAAAGGTCAAGGTTTGACCTTGGGATTTCCTTTGGTCGGGGATGTCGCTGCCAGTTTTTGCCATCTGATTGAAAATCTCCCAGCACCGGAAGATCTGCCGGTCGGGCTGGCTGAAGGTTTTGTGGAAGCGATCCGCGCGATGGTTACAGAAGGCGCCAAGGACACGGCCAATAAGACCGGTGTGGAACTACTGGATACTCTTCGCACAGCAACCGACACTTACCTCGCTCAGTTTCC
- a CDS encoding NAD kinase, giving the protein MNRIVSSPETANQVPEKKLAFVASETDEAKQARDSLVEQYGEVPADDADIIVALGGDGLMLETLHAHMGSGKPIYGMNRGSVGFLMNEYREDGLMERLAKADTTAIYPLEMVATDEDGKEHTALAINEVSLLRQTSQAARLKISVDGRTRLEELICDGILVATPAGSTAYNLSAHGPILPISAQLLALTPISAFRPRRWRGALLPDWASVDIEILDPEKRPVSASADHTEIRRVARVSVRESTEEEGRIMFDDDHGWDERILTEMFRY; this is encoded by the coding sequence ATGAATCGTATTGTGTCTTCTCCTGAAACGGCAAACCAAGTGCCTGAAAAAAAACTGGCGTTTGTGGCCAGCGAAACGGATGAGGCAAAACAGGCTCGCGACTCTCTCGTCGAACAATATGGCGAAGTCCCTGCAGATGATGCTGACATAATCGTTGCCCTCGGCGGCGATGGTCTAATGCTGGAAACCCTTCATGCTCATATGGGCAGCGGCAAGCCGATCTATGGCATGAATCGGGGATCTGTCGGTTTCCTGATGAATGAATATCGCGAAGATGGGCTCATGGAGCGCCTGGCGAAAGCAGACACCACCGCGATCTATCCGCTGGAAATGGTTGCGACGGATGAAGATGGCAAAGAGCACACGGCACTCGCCATTAATGAAGTCTCTTTGCTGAGGCAGACGTCTCAAGCTGCTCGACTGAAGATTTCCGTCGACGGCCGGACCCGGCTTGAAGAGTTGATCTGTGACGGAATTCTAGTGGCAACACCGGCAGGCAGCACGGCTTATAACCTGTCTGCCCACGGCCCTATTCTCCCAATTTCTGCGCAGCTTCTCGCCCTTACTCCGATCAGCGCCTTTCGTCCGCGGCGCTGGCGTGGCGCGCTTCTTCCCGATTGGGCAAGTGTCGATATAGAGATTCTAGATCCGGAAAAGCGCCCCGTTAGTGCATCCGCCGATCATACCGAGATCCGGCGCGTTGCCCGCGTGTCCGTGCGCGAATCCACCGAGGAAGAAGGCCGGATCATGTTTGATGATGATCACGGCTGGGATGAGCGTATTCTCACGGAAATGTTCCGCTACTAG
- a CDS encoding serine protease, with translation MTIVAVINGATAMPVFQRTQSENGLSLCLRLATFALMSLTSFEPAAASDPILKVIDSTDAPWPSIGRVNVAGYRTTSMCTGTLIAPNIVLTAAHCLFNKASLKKFPEKDMFFVAGVRRDEYSARLEVACALPAAGYEPKKQPKLSDVHNDVGILVLKERSSLPPVPALAPEEASVLTKATRFDSAGYRRSRRFLPTVVSACKVTGTVKDSWVTNCSSESGASGGPLLVETADGLRVAGIMSAKIDDVRSAIVPFYEWQELLDAPACNTGAPASKAALRSSLD, from the coding sequence ATGACTATTGTCGCCGTGATCAACGGGGCGACTGCCATGCCGGTCTTTCAAAGGACCCAATCTGAAAATGGACTTTCCTTATGCTTGAGGCTGGCAACGTTCGCGCTTATGAGCCTTACCTCGTTCGAACCAGCCGCCGCCTCAGACCCCATCCTGAAAGTCATCGACAGCACGGATGCCCCTTGGCCGTCGATCGGCCGGGTGAATGTGGCGGGTTACCGGACGACTTCCATGTGCACCGGGACCTTGATCGCGCCAAACATCGTGCTGACGGCGGCCCATTGCCTTTTCAACAAAGCCTCACTGAAGAAGTTTCCTGAAAAAGACATGTTCTTTGTGGCTGGTGTCCGGCGTGATGAGTATTCAGCGCGGCTCGAAGTTGCCTGCGCGCTGCCTGCCGCCGGGTATGAGCCGAAAAAACAGCCAAAGCTTTCTGATGTTCACAATGATGTCGGCATTTTGGTTTTGAAGGAAAGGTCCAGCCTGCCACCCGTCCCGGCCCTCGCACCGGAGGAAGCTTCTGTCTTGACCAAGGCCACACGTTTCGACTCGGCTGGCTATCGGCGAAGCCGGCGGTTTTTGCCGACCGTAGTATCGGCCTGCAAGGTCACGGGAACGGTGAAAGACAGCTGGGTCACCAATTGCTCATCTGAAAGCGGTGCCTCCGGCGGCCCACTCCTGGTCGAGACGGCTGATGGCTTGCGCGTGGCCGGGATCATGTCTGCCAAGATCGACGATGTCCGCTCTGCCATTGTCCCCTTTTATGAATGGCAGGAATTGTTGGATGCCCCAGCTTGCAACACTGGCGCACCAGCTTCGAAAGCCGCTCTTCGCTCCTCCCTCGATTGA
- a CDS encoding sulfatase-like hydrolase/transferase, whose product MTARPNILLITADQWRGDCLGTVGHPVVKTPNLDAFAAKATVFEQHYATTAPCSPARASLYTGLYQMNHRVIWNGAPLDDRFDNIARAARRAGYTPTLFGYTDTSPDPRQHHPGDPELSTYEGVLPGFEVRQALPGHEKEWFSWLTARGHDPATFDTIHQLEPEDGQRISRKAPSYSKEETQTAFLTDRFFSWLSEQDTGSPWMAHISFLRPHPPMAVPEPYNLMYDPDDGPEFKGATTAGKEATFHPLIAALQAAQHLTSHIPGSSGHVRDLSREDLKRIRALYFGMITEVDTQLGRIFDKLEEIADNTLIIFTSDHGEMMGDHWMLGKGGFYKESYHIPLMIRGPGMAKANRVSAFTSAADIFPTLLDLLLLTPNHKPDGSSLMPYLNGGTPLSWRDAALYEFDFRRLLQFFPEPLRKACQNGQSCALTRLAQDWQYVHFGGLPNLLLDPNAPPCTLDNRLDDAPNAHLENLEALLSTRMRHNDDTLARSMVWEYYSN is encoded by the coding sequence ATGACCGCCCGTCCGAACATCCTTTTGATCACTGCCGACCAGTGGCGAGGTGATTGCCTGGGTACAGTGGGGCATCCGGTGGTCAAGACCCCCAATCTGGACGCCTTTGCCGCAAAAGCGACGGTCTTTGAACAGCATTACGCAACAACGGCACCCTGCTCTCCGGCGCGCGCTTCGCTCTATACCGGCCTCTACCAGATGAACCACCGGGTGATCTGGAATGGGGCTCCGCTGGACGACCGGTTTGACAACATTGCCCGCGCAGCCCGGCGCGCTGGTTACACGCCTACGCTGTTCGGCTACACCGACACCTCTCCCGACCCGCGCCAGCACCACCCGGGAGATCCGGAGCTGTCTACATACGAAGGTGTTCTACCGGGGTTCGAAGTCCGACAAGCTTTGCCAGGGCATGAAAAGGAATGGTTTTCCTGGCTGACAGCCAGAGGTCATGATCCTGCGACTTTCGACACGATCCACCAATTGGAGCCGGAAGATGGACAGCGCATTTCGCGGAAAGCGCCGAGCTACTCAAAAGAAGAAACGCAAACTGCCTTTCTGACGGACCGCTTTTTTAGCTGGCTGAGCGAACAGGATACCGGCAGCCCTTGGATGGCGCATATCTCTTTCCTGCGCCCGCATCCGCCCATGGCTGTGCCCGAGCCATACAATTTAATGTACGATCCGGATGACGGACCGGAATTCAAAGGTGCTACCACTGCAGGGAAAGAAGCCACCTTTCACCCGTTGATCGCTGCACTGCAGGCTGCTCAGCATCTGACCAGCCATATTCCAGGGTCCAGCGGACATGTGCGGGACCTGAGCCGAGAAGACCTGAAGCGCATCCGCGCGCTCTACTTCGGCATGATCACAGAGGTCGATACGCAACTCGGCCGGATCTTCGACAAACTCGAAGAGATCGCCGACAACACACTGATCATCTTCACCTCCGACCATGGAGAGATGATGGGCGACCACTGGATGCTCGGCAAAGGCGGATTTTACAAAGAAAGTTATCACATCCCGCTCATGATCCGGGGACCGGGCATGGCCAAGGCAAACAGGGTTTCGGCCTTCACATCCGCAGCCGATATCTTTCCGACCCTTCTAGACCTTTTGCTTCTGACCCCGAACCACAAGCCTGACGGCAGCAGTTTGATGCCGTACTTGAACGGCGGAACGCCGCTATCCTGGCGGGATGCAGCCCTTTATGAGTTTGATTTCCGCCGCCTGCTGCAGTTTTTCCCTGAGCCACTCCGCAAGGCCTGCCAGAACGGTCAGAGCTGCGCCCTAACCCGTTTGGCTCAAGACTGGCAATATGTTCATTTTGGCGGCCTGCCAAACCTGCTTTTGGATCCGAACGCGCCTCCTTGCACCTTGGACAACCGTTTGGACGACGCCCCAAATGCGCACCTTGAAAATCTTGAAGCACTGCTCTCAACACGGATGCGCCACAACGATGATACCCTCGCCCGGTCGATGGTCTGGGAGTATTATTCAAACTAG
- the phnX gene encoding phosphonoacetaldehyde hydrolase, whose product MSKFKAVVFDWAGTMIDFGSFAPMGVFVKAFEKFGITASIDQARAPMGSPKWDHIRAMMDDPDIAAQWQAKHGTAPTDADVDKVYKIFVPMNEEVVTDYAELVPGALDTIKYLRSKGIKIGSTTGYTRSIMERVLPKAAEQGYEPDNLVCSDDLPEGRPGPLGMYQCFVDLVAYPPRAVIKVDDTEPGIAEGVAAGCITVGLALSGNFAGKTPDELAALSDAEVHAIRQEATTKLKEAGADYVIDTVADLPALMDQMEAA is encoded by the coding sequence ATGAGCAAATTTAAAGCAGTGGTCTTCGACTGGGCCGGAACAATGATCGACTTCGGCTCCTTCGCGCCGATGGGCGTCTTCGTCAAGGCATTCGAAAAATTCGGCATCACCGCCAGCATTGACCAGGCCCGTGCGCCCATGGGCAGCCCGAAATGGGATCACATCCGTGCCATGATGGATGATCCGGATATCGCGGCACAGTGGCAGGCCAAGCACGGCACAGCTCCCACCGATGCAGATGTCGACAAGGTCTACAAAATCTTTGTGCCGATGAACGAGGAAGTCGTTACCGATTATGCCGAACTCGTTCCAGGCGCGCTCGATACGATTAAGTACCTGCGCAGCAAAGGTATCAAAATCGGCTCCACCACCGGCTACACACGTTCGATCATGGAACGGGTTTTGCCGAAAGCCGCTGAACAGGGATATGAACCGGACAACCTGGTGTGCTCCGACGATCTGCCGGAAGGCCGCCCGGGACCGCTGGGCATGTACCAATGTTTTGTCGATCTCGTCGCCTATCCGCCCCGCGCCGTCATCAAAGTTGATGACACTGAACCCGGTATTGCTGAAGGTGTTGCCGCCGGCTGCATAACAGTGGGTCTTGCGCTTTCTGGAAACTTTGCCGGAAAGACACCGGACGAACTGGCTGCTTTGTCAGATGCAGAAGTGCACGCCATTCGCCAGGAAGCGACAACAAAGCTGAAAGAAGCCGGGGCAGATTATGTTATCGACACAGTGGCCGATCTTCCTGCGCTGATGGATCAAATGGAAGCCGCATGA